Proteins from a single region of Hypomesus transpacificus isolate Combined female chromosome 9, fHypTra1, whole genome shotgun sequence:
- the rbp7b gene encoding retinoid-binding protein 7 — translation MPVDYSGTWDIISNENFEAYMVALGIDFATRKIASVLKPQKVIEQNGDSFTIKTFTTFKNLTISFKIGEEFEDVTKGMDNRTCKTIVNWENDKLVCVQKGEKKNRGWTHWIEGDQLYLEITCEDKTCRQIFKKSA, via the exons ATGCCTGTCGACTACAGTGGAACCTGGGACATCATTAGCAATGAAAACTTTGAAGCTTATATGGTTGCTCTTG GGATTGATTTTGCAACTCGGAAGATCGCAAGTGTGTTAAAGCCTCAGAAGGTGATAGAGCAAAATGGTGATTCTTTCACTATTAAAACCTTTACTACATTCAAGAACCTTACAATCTCATTCAAGATTGGTGAAGAGTTTGAAGATGTGACCAAAGGAATGGATAACAGAACATGCAAG ACTATTGTCAACTGGGAAAACGATAAACTTGTGTGTGTCCagaaaggagaaaagaaaaatcGAGGGTGGACACATTGGATAGAGGGAGACCAGCTCTATCTG GAGATCACCTGTGAAGATAAAACCTGCAGGCAAATCTTCAAAAAGAGTGCATGA
- the LOC124470714 gene encoding uncharacterized protein LOC124470714, translating to MFHYALVYMAYFFSRWLPRNQRSKFQIINVVFVMLVVIPQVYVLTRLRSSRYCRQPLLSNLSASIVLSFIAIGFAVIFTLMDPVPQGFRAAYHLFGLVSFGQGLYTIIVTLTAATCAKTTPELYYLSLILSSACILSIAFVLVKGGLWVTQRLPSVWSERQ from the exons ATGTTTCATTACGCACTTGTCTACATGGCATATTTTTTCAGTAGATGGCTACCGAGGAACCAAAGGTCGAAATT TCAAATAATAAATGTAGTTTTTGTGATGCTCGTCGTCATTCCTCAAGTTTATGTCCTGACAAG ACTCAGATCTTCCCGTTATTGTCGGCAGCCTCTCCTAAGCAATCTCTCGGCCTCTATTGTATTATCCTTCATTGCTATAG GTTTTGCAGTGATATTCACATTGATGGACCCTGTACCCCAGGGCTTCAGGGCCGCCTACCATCTGTTTGGGTTGGTGTCCTTTGGCCAAGGACTGTATACCATTATCGTGACTCTTACAGCAGCAACATGC GCAAAAACCACTCCAGAGTTGTACTACCTGTCCTTGATTTTGTCGTCCGCTTGCATTCTCAGTATAG CATTTGTTTTGGTGAAGGGAGGACTATGGGTAACTCAGAGACTTCCCTCTGTTTGGTCTGAGAGACAATGA
- the h6pd gene encoding GDH/6PGL endoplasmic bifunctional protein: MWKVVWAVLLSVTVCSHRAEAEEEGGKPSLGHVSVVIVGSTGDLAKKYLWQGFFQLYMNQVSNGHSFSFYGGGLSPADKAKPILFKILKGVTCSEDVSAERCALLKEQFLRLAQYKQLNTTKHYQELNTQLRQQVTQEGLTEAGRLFYLSVPAFAYADIAKKINGSCRPATGAWLRVVLEKPFGHDFHNAQTLVTDLANSLEDKEMYRIDHYLGKQVVSGILPFRKENKRFLDPIWNKHHIERIEIVLKETLDAKGRISFYDQYGVIRDVIQNHLTEVMTLLTLSLPANMSNCDDILQNKLKLFSVLKPLDKRRAVIGQYQSYNAEVQQELNKTMDHVSLTPTFAGVMVHIDMAQYDGLPIILTSGKMLDERVGYARVLFKNEIFCVQNYKSIYCKPKQIIFYFGHGSLQYPAILVSKNLFKPQLINSEWKEVTEHKVVSVLGLPITDYYVQMPIVQKEAYAELISQVYHGRKENFISAENLLASWGFWTPLLESLHGSFPRIYPGGAENTNLLDFHLQGQELKFSSEAVVVIPQDKVGGAGSTSFQTMQGKYKGTDMVSAWPEDLVERLAADMQEAAEAAVREGGTFHLALSGGSSPIALFQRLVEHHYSFPWRDTHVWLVDERCVPLTEVDSNFFHLHDNLLQHVRIPYTNIHPMPVQLNQRLCVEEDRGAPLYEKDILHLVNTSSFHFVLLGVGFDGHTASLFPGSQVNHGDSLVVLTESPVKPHQRMSLTFNVLNRAHKVAVLVMGKSKHELVTQLSRVKDDPKKWPITGVQPNSGKLVWYIDYDALLG, encoded by the exons ATGTGGAAGGTTGTGTGGGCAGTGCTGCTCTCAGTGACTGTGTGCAGCCATAGAGCTGAagccgaggaggagggggggaaaccGAGCCTGGGGCACGTCTCTGTGGTCATAGTGGGTAGCACTGGTGACTTGGCGAAGAAGTACTTGTGGCAAGGCTTCTTCCAGCTCTACATGAACCAGGTCAGCAATGGACACAGTTTTTCCTTTTATGGCGGGGGACTGTCACCTGCAGATAAGGCCAAACCGATCCTGTTCAAGATCCTGAAGGGCGTGACGTGCAGCGAGGATGTGTCCGCGGAGCGCTGCGCCCTGTTGAAGGAGCAGTTCCTGCGGTTGGCTCAGTACAAGCAGCTGAACACCACGAAGCATTACCAGGAGCTGAATACGCAACTTCGTCAACAGGTGACACAAGAGGGGTTGACAGAGGCAGGACGCCTCTTTTACTTATCTGTGCCAGCCTTTGCCTATGCAGACATTGCAAAGAAGATCAACGGCAGTTGCAGGCCGGCCACGGGGGCGTGGCTACGAGTGGTTCTGGAGAAACCCTTTGGCCATGACTTCCACAATGCTCAAACTCTTGTGACTGACCTTGCGAACTCCCTGGAGGATAAGGAAATGTATAGGATTGACCACTACCTAGGAaagcag GTTGTCTCTGGAATATTGCCATTCAGGAAGGAGAACAAGAGGTTTCTGGATCCCATCTGGAACAAACACCACATTGAGAGAATAGAGATTGTTCTGAAGGAAACCCTGGATGCCAAAG GGCGTATTTCATTCTATGACCAGTATGGAGTCATCAGAGATGTGATCCAGAATCATCTCACGGAGGTCATGACCCTGTTGACCCTCAGTCTCCCGGCCAACATGAGCAACTGTGATGACATTCTACAGAACAAGTTAAAGCTCTTCAGTGTCCTGAAGCCCCTAGACAAGAGGCGAGCTGTCATTGGTCAGTACCAATCATACAATGCAGAGGTCCAGCAAGAACTGAACAAGACCATGGATCACGtcagcctcacccccaccttCGCTG GTGTAATGGTGCACATTGACATGGCCCAGTACGATGGACTGCCAATCATTCTAACCTCAGGGAAGATGCTTGATGAAAGGGTTGGATATGCTCGTGTTCTCTTCAAGAATGAAATCTTTTGTGTCCAGAACTACAAAAGCATTTACTGCAAGCCCAAACAGATCATATTCTACTTTGGCCATGGTAGTCTGCAGTACCCAGCTATTTTAGTGAGCAAGAACCTCTTTAAGCCACAGCTCATCAACAGTGAGTGGAAAGAGGTGACGGAGCACAAAGTCGTCAGTGTACTGGGATTACCCATCACGGACTACTATGTGCAAATGCCAATAGTGCAGAAGGAGGCCTATGCAGAACTTATTTCTCAGGTATACCACGGCCGAAAGGAAAACTTCATCAGTGCCGAGAACCTGTTGGCCTCCTGGGGCTTCTGGACTCCCCTTCTGGAAAGCCTGCACGGCTCTTTCCCTCGCATCTACCCCGGGGGCGCTGAAAATACCAACCTGCTGGACTTCCACCTGCAAGGACAGGAACTGAAATTCTCCAGCGAAGCCGTGGTCGTGATCCCCCAGGACAAGgtgggtggggcagggtcgacGAGTTTCCAAACGATGCAGGGGAAGTACAAGGGCACGGACATGGTGTCCGCGTGGCCGGAGGACCTTGTGGAGAGGCTGGCTGCCGACATGCAAGAAGCTGCCGAGGCggctgtgagggaggggggcacctTCCACCTGGCTCTGTCTGGGGGCTCTAGCCCCATAGCTCTGTTCCAGAGGCTGGTCGAGCACCACTACTCCTTCCCCTGGAGGGACACCCACGTGTGGTTGGTGGATGAGAGATGTGTTCCGCTGACCGAGGTGGACTCTAATTTCTTCCATCTCCACGACAACCTGCTCCAGCACGTGAGGATTCCATACACCAACATCCACCCCATGCCTGTTCAGCTCAACCAGCGACTGTGTGTGGAAGAAGATCGAGGCGCACCTCTCTATGAGAAAGACATCCTCCATCTGGTCAATACCTCCAGCTTCCACTTTGTTCTGCTGGGCGTGGGCTTTGACGGGCACACGGCCTCTTTGTTCCCAGGATCCCAGGTCAACCATGGGGACAGCTTGGTGGTTCTTACAGAGAGCCCGGTGAAGCCCCACCAGCGGATGAGCCTCACCTTTAATGTCTTAAATCGTGCCCACAAGGTTGCGGTGCTTGTAATGGGCAAGAGCAAGCATGAGCTGGTGACTCAGCTAAGCCGAGTCAAGGACGATCCCAAGAAGTGGCCCATAACTGGAGTTCAGCCAAACAGTGGCAAGCTAGTTTGGTACATAGACTATGATGCTCTTTTAGGGTAG
- the epha2a gene encoding ephrin type-A receptor 2a produces the protein MDSRRAHFYSLFLYIFMNLVFISLQSKEQVLLDMKASGSELGWLTMPYEEGWEIVQTVVNGSLLYTYSVCNIDAGDQDNWLRTTFIQRRPGATRVSVELRFVVRDCNTFDGASLSCKETINLFLSEADADVGTAFRKGQFRKVATIAPDEITRGRDLKINLETRTVGPLSRKGFYLAFQDMGACVALLSVRVYYKMCPATVRNLAAFPETVADALREVEGACVEHAISQGSPRIYCTAKGEWVVPVGQCQCLGGYEAIGDSCRACTQGSFKPAASNESCEICPANTKASSPGALLCPCKDGFYRSPSDPPTSACSALPSAPRDLSSTTLSADGRLQLSWAPPLVTGGRSDITYSVVCEHCDGALCVPCGEAVRFKPGAAGLEDTVVTASGLEPHLNYTFTVDAQSGVSQYGSETPSSSITTALHYTDPPRVTSIHLDERGPTSLSLSWALSRRAPAHINHRYELMFRRKEDESERDVTTYTVLVLDKNSAHIGDLSPGTTYIFRVQALSPDGHPGSYSMEHEFRTLALPESQIQNNSTWAVGAVIGGGVMLLIVVVVLLLHRRRLISHGRGGPEDPYFSNADQLKPLKTYVDPHMYEDPNIAVLKFASEIQPSHITKQKVIGAGEFGEVFWGVLKVPGRKEVAVAIKTLKPGYTEKQRQDFLSEASIMGQFSHQNIIRLEGVVTKFKHAMIVTEYMENGALDNYLRDHDGEIASYQLVGMLHGIAAGMKYLSDMNYVHRDLAARNVLVNSHLECKVSDFGLSRVLEDDPEGTYTTSGGKIPIRWTAPEAIAYRKFTSASDVWSFGIVMWEVMAFGERPYWDMSNHEVMKAINEAFRLPAPMDCPSTVYQLMLQCWLQDRSKRPRFPDIVNILDKLLQSPESLKTIADFDPRVSIRLPSTSGCDGTMFRSVSEWLESIKMSQYNESFACAGITSMEQVLAMRPEDIRNIGVRLPGHMKRIAYSILGLKDQTSTLSVFAV, from the exons ATGGATTCCCGTCGTGCACATTTTTATTCCTTGTTTTTGTACATATTCATGAACCTTGTATTTATTAGTCTACAATCAAAAGAAC AAGTTCTTCTGGACATGAAAGCCTCAGGAAGTGAGCTGGGCTGGTTGACCATGCCATATGAGGAGGGG TGGGAGATAGTCCAGACAGTGGTGAATGGCTCCCTTCTCTACACCTACAGCGTGTGTAACATAGACGCTGGTGACCAGGACAATTGGCTGCGTACCACATTCATCCAGCGCCGGCCAGGGGCCACCAGAGTCTCAGTGGAGCTCCGCTTTGTCGTGCGGGACTGCAACACCTTCGATGGCGCCTCGCTGTCCTGCAAAGAGACGATCAACTTGTTCCTCTCCGAGGCCGACGCCGACGTGGGCACCGCCTTCCGGAAGGGCCAGTTCCGCAAAGTGGCCACCATCGCCCCGGACGAGATCACCCGGGGGAGGGACCTGAAGATCAACCTGGAGACCAGGACGGTGGGGCCTCTTTCCAGGAAGGGCTTCTATCTGGCCTTCCAAGACATGGGGGCTTGTGTGGCACTGCTCTCTGTGAGGGTGTACTACAAGATGTGCCCGGCCACTGTGCGGAACCTGGCGGCCTTCCCAGAGACGGTGGCCGATGCtttgagggaggtggagggagcatGTGTGGAGCATGCCATCAGCCAGGGCTCCCCACGCATTTACTGCACAGCTAAAGGAGAGTGGGTGGTGCCCGTGGGCCAGTGCCAATGCCTCGGCGGCTATGAAGCCATCGGAGATTCCTGCCGAG CGTGCACACAAGGCTCCTTTAAGCCGGCGGCGTCCAATGAGTCGTGCGAGATCTGTCCTGCCAACACCAAGGCCTCCTCCCCCGGCGCCCTCCTGTGTCCGTGTAAGGACGGCTTCTACCGCTCCCCCTCTGACCCACCTACATCAGCCTGTTCCG cacTCCCCAGTGCCCCTCGTGACctgtcctccaccaccctgTCGGCAGACGGGCGTCTGCAGCTCTCCTGGGCGCCCCCGCTGGTGACGGGCGGCCGCAGCGACATCACCTACAGCGTGGTGTGCGAGCACTGCGACGGGGCCCTTTGCGTGCCCTGTGGGGAGGCGGTGCGCTTCAAGCCGGGCGCGGCCGGCCTGGAGGACACCGTGGTGACCGCCAGCGGGCTGGAGCCCCACCTGAACTACACCTTCACCGTGGACGCCCAGAGCGGGGTGTCTCAGTACGGCAGTGAGACGCCCAGTAGCAGCATCACCACTGCCCTGCACTACACAG ATCCCCCCAGAGTGACATCCATCCACTTGGATGAGCGTGGCCCCACcagcctgtctctgtcctgGGCTCTCTCGCGTCGAGCTCCAGCTCATATCAACCACCGCTATGAACTCATGTTCCGCAGGAAG GAGGATGAGAGTGAGCGCGACGTCACCACGTACACAGTCCTAGTTCTGGACAAAAACTCGGCCCACATCGGGGACCTCTCCCCTGGTACTACCTACATATTCCGGGTCCAGGCCTTAAGTCCTGACGGCCACCCTGGCAGCTACAGCATGGAGCATGAGTTCCGCACACTGGCTCTAC CGGAGTCTCAGATCCAGAACAACTCCACGTGGGCTGTGGGAGCCGTCATCGGAGGAGGGGTCATGCTGCTTATCGTTGTGGTGGTTCTACTGCTGCACAGACG GAGATTGATTTCCCATGGGAGAGGTGGACCTGAGGACCCGTACTTTTCCAATGCAG ATCAGCTGAAGCCTCTGAAGACTTACGTTGATCCGCACATGTACGAGGACCCCAACATAGCCGTCCTGAAGTTTGCCAGTGAGATTCAACCTAGTCACATCACCAAACAGAAGGTCATTGGAGCAG GAGAGTTTGGAGAGGTGTTCTGGGGAGTCCTGAAGGTCCCGGGGCGGAAGGAGGTGGCAGTTGCCATCAAGACTTTAAAGCCAGGATACACGGAGAAGCAGAGGCAGGACTTCCTGAGTGAAGCCAGCATCATGGGCCAGTTCTCCCATCAGAACATCATCCGTCTGGAGGGAGTGGTCACCAAAT TTAAACACGCCATGATTGTGACAGAGTACATGGAGAATGGAGCTCTGGATAACTATCTACGG GACCATGATGGGGAGATAGCTTCGTACCAGCTGGTGGGCATGCTGCATGGCATCGCCGCGGGTATGAAGTACCTGTCGGACATGAACTACGTCCATCGCGATCTCGCTGCCAGGAACGTTCTGGTCAACAGCCACCTGGAGTGCAAAGTGTCTGACTTTGGCCTTTCTCGAGTGCTGGAGGACGACCCGGAAGGCACCTACACCACCAGC GGAGGGAAAATCCCCATCCGGTGGACAGCTCCCGAAGCCATCGCCTACAGGAAGTTCACATCGGCCAGCGACGTGTGGAGCTTTGGCATTGTCATGTGGGAGGTCATGGCCTTTGGAGAACGGCCATACTGGGACATGAGCAATCATGAG GTGATGAAGGCCATCAACGAAGCCTTCCGGCTGCCCGCCCCGATGGACTGTCCGTCCACGGTGTACCAGCTGATGTTGCAGTGCTGGCTACAGGATCGCTCCAAACGACCCCGCTTCCCAGACATTGTCAACATCTTGGACAAGCTGCTCCAAAGCCCCGAGTCTTTAAAAACCATCGCTGACTTTGACCCACG AGTGTCCATTCGACTTCCCAGCACCAGTGGCTGTGACGGCACTATGTTCCGGTCGGTGTCGGAGTGGCTGGAGTCCATCAAGATGAGCCAGTACAATGAAAGCTTTGCCTGTGCAGGAATCACCAGCATGGAGCAGGTGCTAGCCATGAGGCCTGA GGACATCAGGAACATTGGAGTGAGGCTACCAGGTCACATGAAAAGAATTGCCTACAGCATCCTTGGTCTGAAGGACCAGACAAGCACACTGAGTGTGTTTGCAGTGTGA
- the cplane2 gene encoding ciliogenesis and planar polarity effector 2 isoform X2, translating into MAEMLDPGSLIVADWHRSLESKDFFGRILFKKRRRQFGLLEAPVMPPNIAVDTAHYKVFLSGKSGVGKTALAARLAGLNIPKLHYETTGIEATVIYWPVKLRESGRVLFFRLQLFDCGENALRRFDHLLPSCKEQVDAILFLFSFTDRASFDDLTNQIAKSRSEPSDRAVRLVVGTKFDLFMHTDVTQSEVGSFQEVLGLPVFCVGGEVSDGLGEVAPLLNCLAEHLWHQDCEAASMTTTVPSQPGL; encoded by the exons ATGGCAGAAATGCTGGATCCTGGGTCGTTAATAGTAGCTGATTGGCATCGATCCTTAGAGAGCAAGGACTTTTTTGGTCGAATTCTGTTCAAGAAAAGACGCAGACAATTTG GTCTTCTAGAGGCTCCAGTGATGCCTCCCAATATTGCTGTGGACACAGCCCACTACAAGGTCTTCCTCTCTGGGAAGAGCGGAGTGGGCAAGACGGCGCTTGCTGCGCGTCTGGCTGGACTGAACATTCCCAAGTTGCACTACGAAACAACAG GGATTGAAGCCACGGTGATTTATTGGCCTGTGAAGCTGAGAGAGAGTGGCCGTGTGCTCTTCTTCCGCTTGCAGCTGTTCGACTGTGGGGAGAACGCCTTGCGTAGATTTGACCATTTGCTTCCG TCCTGTAAGGAACAGGTGGACgccatcctcttcctcttctcgtTTACCGACAGAGCCTCGTTTGATGACCTGACCAACCAGATTGCCAAGAGCCGGTCTGAACCCTCAGACAGAGCAGTCCGACTGGTGGTTGGAACAAA GTTCGACCTCTTCATGCACACGGACGTGACGCAGAGCGAGGTCGGCAGCTTCCAGGAGGTCCTGGGGCTGCCCGTgttctgtgtggggggggaggtcagCGACGGGCTGGGTGAGGTGGCACCCCTCCTCAACTGCTTGGCTGAGCATCTGTGGCATC